In a genomic window of Papilio machaon chromosome 4, ilPapMach1.1, whole genome shotgun sequence:
- the LOC106718563 gene encoding E3 ubiquitin-protein ligase MGRN1 isoform X2 — MGALASRQNAGVEEADVVSNHAYKYPPRSGNYFGSHFIMGGERFDTPQPEAYLFGENADLNFLGSRPTPFPYPPPQSNEPTKTLKSLVNIRKESLRFVRCPEPVGKLNDNKISDGMIKSVDCNVKGTYYNIEFTFDCDARCAITIFYFCTEEVTPAGVVYYPRDPTMTSQTYHYKKGANQQFCQISHVFDPSKYPEEDLIYNADREIIPIAIYCVVDEGQEEIRQSHTTIAIIEKHSDGTYVLKALKQKLFVDGLCYLLQEIYGIENKNLDTKPSSDEETEDGGSECVICMCDVRDTLILPCRHLCLCNSCADSLRYQANNCPICRAPFRALLQIRALQRLSTPGLLPAATNPPDGSMENIPAGYEPVSLLEALNGPSARARPPPAPAPAPAIASPDTDTASQAAEILNRCNVERERSSSTSLGSGGSRKVRRGSKEARPPHQPLTPEFRMSVLLAREEEAKRAEDKAVASSPLLYNHNGFSSDKLSKSSLNSHGVSEGESRAGSAASVCASDDEATPTAGAEPDSDAERRSPLLANQTTPTLPVNGVLKNSGAALRLAAPALAHIDDTDTEEADPAHN; from the exons GCGGACTTGAATTTTCTTGGGAGCAGACCAACTCCT TTTCCATATCCACCGCCTCAATCAAACGAACCAACAAAGACGTTGAAAAGTTTAGTCAATATTAGAAAGGAATCGTTAAGATTTGTTCGTTGTCCAGAACCAGTGGGTAAATTGAACGATAACAAGATCAGTGATGGAATGATTAAAAGTGTGGACTGCAACGTAAAGGGGACATATTATAACATAGAGTTCACATTTGACTGTGATGCTAGATGTGCTATTACTATTTTCTATTTCTGTACTGAAGAAGTGACTCCAGCAGGTGTTGT gtaTTATCCCAGAGATCCTACAATGACCTCACAGACATATCACTACAAGAAAGGTGCCAATCAACAATTTTGTCAGATCTCGCATGTATTTGACCCATCAAAATACCCAGAGGAAGACTTGATTTACAATGCGGATAGAGAAATAATACCTATTGCTATCTATTGTGTTGTTGATGAAGGGCAAGAAG aaatacGGCAATCGCACACTACCATTGctataatagaaaaacactCAGATGGGACTTATGTTTTGAAAGCGTTGAAACAAAAGTTATTTGTTGATGGATTATGTTATCTGCTTCAGGAAATATATGGCATTGAGAACAAGAATTTAGATACAaag CCAAGTTCAGACGAGGAGACTGAAGATGGTGGTTCAGAATGTGTAATCTGTATGTGCGATGTACGGGATACTCTGATCCTACCTTGCCGGCATCTCTGTCTGTGCAACTCTTGTGCGGACTCGTTGCGCTACCAGGCCAACAATTGTCCCATCTGCCGCGCCCCATTCCGCGCTCTGCTGCAGATCCGCGCTCTACAGAGACTCTCCACACCCGGACTGTTGCCCGCTGCCACCAATCCTCCTGAT ggTAGCATGGAGAACATCCCGGCAGGGTACGAGCCGGTGTCACTGCTGGAGGCGCTGAATGGGCCGAGTGCTCGCGCGCGCCCCCcgcctgcgcctgcgccgGCCCCCGCCATCGCCAGCCCAGATACTGACACCGCCTCACAG GCGGCTGAGATTCTGAACCGTTGCAACGTGGAACGTGAACGTAGCTCGTCGACGAGTCTAGGCAGTGGTGGCAGTCGTAAGGTGCGCCGCGGCTCCAAGGAGGCCCGCCCTCCGCACCAGCCGCTCACACCTGAG TTCCGCATGTCGGTGCTGTTGGCGCGCGAGGAGGAGGCGAAACGAGCTGAAGATAAGGCGGTGGCCAGCAGCCCTCTACTCTACAATCACAACGGATTCTCCTCAGATAAACTGTCCAAA AGTTCTTTGAACTCTCACGGCGTGTCTGAAGGCGAGTCGCGAGCAGGCTCCGCAGCCTCGGTGTGCGCCTCAGATGACGAAGccacgcccactgctggggcGGAGCCCGACAGCGATGCGGAGCGCCGTTCGCCCCTCCTCGCTAACCAGACCACGCCCACGTTGCCTGTAAACGGG gtGTTGAAGAACAGCGGGGCTGCGCTACGTCTGGCTGCGCCGGCGCTTGCGCACATTGACGACACCGACACTGAGGAGGCTGACCCAGCGCACAACT GA